A part of Rhodamnia argentea isolate NSW1041297 chromosome 8, ASM2092103v1, whole genome shotgun sequence genomic DNA contains:
- the LOC115752902 gene encoding uncharacterized protein At5g19025-like codes for MVDSDRSVSVCNPVDHLRAMAGSFNPADAGPKPNRSHQPHRNRKVPSSVNCARTGACDGSRTAAMDLAILVAVVVACGFLLFPYVEFARLWLIGAGGKIASAFADELSEAPWIYGSIGLSLSCAAFACWLLLMYSTRKCGNPKCKGLRKAAEFDIQLETEECVKSNPSSLMKGGFRRGIFELPRDHHRELEAELKKMAPPNGRAVLMFRARCGCVIGRLVAPGPKKQRKIRK; via the coding sequence ATGGTCGATTCTGATCGATCGGTCTCGGTCTGCAATCCCGTTGACCACTTGAGAGCCATGGCCGGCTCTTTCAATCCGGCCGATGCGGGCCCCAAGCCGAATCGGAGTCATCAACCCCACAGGAATCGGAAAGTACCCAGTTCCGTCAATTGCGCGAGAACTGGCGCCTGCGATGGGTCTCGAACCGCCGCGATGGATCTCGCCATCCTGGTCGCCGTCGTCGTGGCTTGTGGGTTTCTGCTGTTTCCTTACGTCGAGTTCGCGCGCCTCTGGTTAATCGGAGCCGGAGGGAAGATCGCGAGCGCGTTTGCCGACGAGCTTTCCGAGGCTCCGTGGATTTACGGGTCCATCGGACTGAGTCTGTCTTGTGCCGCGTTCGCTTGCTGGTTGCTTCTGATGTACTCGACCCGGAAATGCGGGAATCCCAAGTGTAAGGGCCTGAGAAAAGCGGCTGAATTCGATATTCAGCTGGAGACGGAGGAGTGCGTGAAGAGCAATCCGTCTTCCCTCATGAAAGGTGGATTCAGGAGGGGCATATTCGAATTGCCTCGGGATCACCACCGCGAGCTGGAGGCAGAGCTGAAGAAGATGGCGCCGCCCAACGGAAGGGCTGTTCTCATGTTCCGAGCGCGATGTGGGTGTGTCATCGGGAGATTGGTAGCTCCCGGACCGAAGAAGCAGCGGAAGATCAGGAAGTAG